A DNA window from Salvelinus sp. IW2-2015 linkage group LG4q.1:29, ASM291031v2, whole genome shotgun sequence contains the following coding sequences:
- the LOC111961388 gene encoding dual specificity protein phosphatase 4, whose translation MGENMVIMDELCEMDCNVLKRLLKDDSAKCLVLDCRSFLAFSAGHIRSAVNIRCNTIVRRRAKGSVSLDQILSGDEEVKARLKSGMYSAVILYDERTPDIDTVKDDSTITLVLNALYRDTFGTEIFLLKGGYDTFFTEYPEFCLKTKTLSSFSTQSSLDSCSSCGTPQTLHHDQAGPVEILPFLYLGSAFHASKKDMLDGMGISAFLNVSSNCPNHFEGVYQYKCIPVEDNHKEDISSWFIEAIEFIDSVKDSNGRVLVHCQAGISRSATICLAYLMKKKRVRLDEAFEFVKQRRSIISPNFSFMGQLLQFESQVLATSCAVEAASPSAASLGPKSSSTPTSPFIFSFPVSVVAHGQPSSLAYLHSPITTSPSC comes from the exons ATGGGGGAGAATATGGTTATCATGGATGAACTTTGCGAAATGGATTGCAACGTTTTGAAAAGGTTGTTGAAGGACGACAGTGCGAAATGTCTGGTGCTGGACTGCAGATCATTCCTGGCGTTTAGCGCTGGACACATTCGGAGTGCAGTGAATATCCGCTGTAATACAATCGTGAGAAGGCGAGCAAAGGGCTCCGTGAGTTTAGACCAGATTCTATCCGGTGATGAAGAGGTCAAAGCTCGGCTGAAATCAGGAATGTACTCCGCTGTGATCCTCTACGACGAGAGGACGCCCGACATAGACACGGTTAAAGACGATAGCACAATCACTCTGGTGCTCAATGCATTATACAGAGACACGTTTGGAACTGAAATATTTCTACTAAAAG GGGGCTATGATACATTTTTCACGGAGTATCCCGAGTTTTGTTTGAAGACCAAAACGTTATCTTCGTTCTCTACCCAGTCCAGTTTGGACTCCTGTTCTTCCTGTGGAACTCCACAGACGTTGCACCATGACCAG GCTGGTCCAGTGGAGATTCTTCCCTTCCTGTACCTTGGCAGTGCCTTCCACGCCTCCAAAAAGGACATGCTGGACGGCATGGGCATCTCAGCCTTYCTCAACGTGTCCTCTAACTGTCCCAACCACTTCGAGGGGGTCTACCAGTACAAGTGCATTCCTGTGGAGGACAACCACAAAGAGGACATCAGCTCCTGGTTCATAGAAGCCATTGAGTTTATCG ACTCGGTGAAAGACTCTAACGGGCGTGTGCTGGTGCACTGCCAGGCGGGCATCTCTCGCTCTGCCACCATCTGCCTGGCATACCTGATGAAGAAGAAGCGTGTTCGCCTGGACGAAGCCTTTGAGTTCGTCAAGCAGCGCCGCAGTATCATCTCCCCTAATTTCAGCTTCATGGGTCAGCTGCTGCAGTTCGAGTCCCAGGTGCTGGCCACGTCATGTGCGGTGGAGGCCGCCAGCCCCTCGGCAGCCAGCCTGGGCCCCAAGTCTTCCTCCACCCCCACCTCACCCTTCATATTCAGCTTCCCCGTCTCCGTGGTAGCACATGGCCAGCCCAGCAGCCTGGCCTACCTGCACAGTCCAATCACAACCTCGCCCAGCTGCTGA